The proteins below come from a single Parageobacillus toebii NBRC 107807 genomic window:
- a CDS encoding DedA family protein — MEHYLHYFIDHFGYIGIMVVLMLGIVGMPIPDELLLTYIGYRISTGSMSYPISFVFGFIGAIAGISISYYLGVKLGLPFLQKIGPKIHITEKRIEQTKALFAKLGPSVLFICYFIPGIRHLAAFLAGFNAYDRKKFMLYAYSGAFVWVFTFLTIGNYLGKNWIIIKQYMDEYRTFFMAVFILLICLLTIYWFYQQKKK; from the coding sequence GTGGAGCATTATTTACATTATTTTATCGATCATTTTGGATATATCGGCATTATGGTCGTGTTAATGTTAGGAATTGTCGGTATGCCGATTCCGGATGAGCTGCTACTTACGTACATTGGATACCGAATTTCCACAGGTTCCATGTCATATCCTATCTCATTTGTTTTTGGCTTTATTGGTGCTATAGCTGGTATCTCCATCAGTTACTATTTAGGAGTAAAACTCGGATTGCCGTTTTTGCAGAAAATAGGTCCAAAAATACATATTACAGAAAAGCGAATAGAGCAAACGAAAGCATTATTTGCCAAACTAGGGCCATCGGTGCTGTTTATTTGCTATTTTATCCCTGGCATCCGTCATCTTGCTGCATTTTTAGCTGGATTTAACGCATACGATCGAAAAAAATTTATGTTATATGCCTATAGCGGAGCGTTTGTCTGGGTCTTCACCTTTCTCACAATTGGTAATTATTTAGGGAAGAATTGGATTATAATTAAACAATATATGGATGAATATCGCACTTTTTTTATGGCCGTATTTATTCTCCTCATTTGCCTGCTCACAATATATTGGTTTTATCAGCAAAAAAAGAAGTAA
- a CDS encoding YhdB family protein translates to MNTIDYDKALYYTHRSEWDNLLILMVRTQDDLLSKKIEQFLHAYNFEYDYSVIQKRLTALLRYIDHALEASEQKTGAEQYAYS, encoded by the coding sequence TTGAACACCATCGATTATGACAAAGCATTATACTATACGCACCGCTCCGAATGGGATAATTTGCTTATTTTAATGGTGCGTACACAAGATGATTTGCTGTCGAAAAAAATTGAGCAATTTCTTCACGCCTACAATTTTGAATATGATTACTCAGTCATTCAAAAGCGGCTAACCGCTCTGTTGCGTTATATCGACCATGCCCTTGAGGCAAGCGAACAAAAAACAGGAGCTGAGCAATACGCTTATTCGTAA